In the genome of Neodiprion pinetum isolate iyNeoPine1 chromosome 2, iyNeoPine1.2, whole genome shotgun sequence, one region contains:
- the LOC138190340 gene encoding mitochondrial ribosome and complex I assembly factor AltMIEF1-like, with protein MRTKVLRLYKDLLRYGQNLRYTDQELFKNKIKGNFRRSKDLSDVKDIEFQLQKGFQLLKDKRVI; from the exons ATGAGAACAAAAGTTCTGCGATTGTATAAAGACTTGCTCAGGTACGGACAAAACCTGCGATACACCGATCAGGaattgttcaaaaataaaataaaaggcAATTTTCGAAGAAGCAAAGATTTGTCGGATGTAAAagatatcgaatttcaacTTCAG AAAGGATTTCAGTTGCTGAAGGACAAGAGAGTGATTTAA
- the LOC124211993 gene encoding mitochondrial translation release factor in rescue — translation MSIKRHLDYTNVPKINEADIEVQYVRGSGPGGQATNKTNNAVLMKHKPTGLVVKSHQSRSVWENKKNALARLTMKLDTLINGENSIEEQRKAIQAKKSTEQARRKRKRDELKAAFKEREGLD, via the coding sequence ATGTCTATAAAACGGCATTTGGATTACACCAACGTCCCGAAGATAAACGAAGCTGACATCGAAGTACAATATGTGAGAGGAAGCGGCCCGGGAGGTCAGGCTACTAATAAAACAAACAACGCGGTGCTAATGAAGCACAAACCGACTGGACTAGTAGTCAAGTCTCACCAGTCTAGAAGCGTTTGGGAGAACAAGAAAAACGCTTTGGCACGGTTAACCATGAAGTTGGATACCTTGATAAACGGGGAAAACTCGATAGAGGAACAGAGAAAGGCCATACAAGCCAAGAAATCCACCGAGCAAGCTAGAAGGAAAAGGAAGCGCGACGAATTAAAAGCAGCTTTCAAAGAACGCGAAGGTCTGGACTAG